One region of Oncorhynchus nerka isolate Pitt River linkage group LG22, Oner_Uvic_2.0, whole genome shotgun sequence genomic DNA includes:
- the enkur gene encoding enkurin has translation MSTTMYPTESIFNLIPREEVKIEKPQRYMSKFRAQVKHEKMLDKPTNKTMGPVKVDLPSPEKYLLKHSKEPKLPEKQPFSYLDDETFKKPQIPAKADNPLMGIHTKKDFVKTNAFENIMAVPKKPQPIYADTKTGHKQLLENSGLLPKYIKKKDFGKTPEYLQHRTEEVRRAQDEYDSFVKEHMRQGTMKQLSEDERNNILQGLKMNWGELHHQYQGLSVVTDTTPKKYRKERLELEMKQLERDIDLIERYKTIFIANN, from the exons ATGTCGACCACTATGTATCCAACAGAAAGTATTTTCAACCTTATTCCAAGGGAGGAGGTTAAAATAGAGAAACCACAAAG GTATATGTCAAAGTTTAGGGCACAAGTTAAGCATGAGAAAATGCTGGATAAGCCTACCAACAAGACTATGGGACCAGTAAAAGTAGACTTGCCCTCTCCAGAGAAATATCTGCTCAAGCACTCCAAGGAACCCAAACTTCCTGAAA AGCAACCATTTTCATATTTGGATGATGAGACTTTCAAAAAACCACAAATACCTGCCAAAGCAGACAACCCACTTATGGGCATTCACACCAAAAAGGACTTTGTAAAGACAAACGCCTTTGAGAACATCATGGCAGTGCCAAAAAAGCCACAGCCTATCTATGCCGACACTAAAACTGGACACAAACAGCTCCTGGAAAATTCAGGACTACTCCCAAAGTACATCAAGAAAAAG GACTTTGGGAAGACCCCTGAGTACTTGCAGCATCgtactgaggaggtgaggagggctCAGGATGAGTATGACAGCTTTGTCAAGGAACACATGAGACAGGGCACCATGAAACAGCTCTCTGAGGATGAGCGAAACAACATTCTACAG GGCTTGAAGATGAACTGGGGGGAGCTGCACCATCAGTACCAGGGACTCTCTGTTGTCACGGACACCACCCCTAAGAAGTACCGCAAGGAGCGTCTGGAGCTGGAGATGAAGCAGCTGGAGAGGGACATTGACCTCATCGAGAGATACAAGACTATATTCATCGCCAACAACTAA